DNA sequence from the uncultured Ilyobacter sp. genome:
CCTTCTAACCCCATGATGAAGGTCACAGATTTATCGGAAATTATAAAGTTAGCCAAGGCAAATAAGGCTCTTACCATTGTAGACAATACATTTTTGAGTCCTTATTTTCAGAACCCTATTTTACTTGGGGCAGATATAGTTGTACATAGCGGAACCAAATTTTTGGGAGGACACAATGATACCTTGGCAGGACTTGTCGTATTAAATGACGAGGAAATAATTGAAAAAATCAGATTTTTGCAGAACTCCATAGGTGGAGTTTTATCTCCCTTTGACAGTTGGCTTATTCTGAGGGGTATAAAAACCCTGGCTATCAGAATGGAAAAACAGCAAGAAAATGCAATGAAAATAGCTAAATGGCTGAAAGAACAAAAAGACAGGGTAGATGAAGTTTATTATGTGGGACTTCCAGAGCATAAAGGTCATGAAATATCCTTAAAACAGGCTAGGGGATTTGGTGCTATGATCTCTTTTACAGTAAAAAATGTCCAGGCAGTGGAAAAGATTCTGAAAAGTGTAAAAATAATAACCTTCGCAGAAAGCTTGGGTGGAGTAGAGAGTCTTATAACCTATCCACAGACTCAGACTCACGCCTCTATACCTCAGGAGATAAGAGACAGAATAGGGGTAACAGATAAACTCCTCAGACTATCGGTGGGGATAGAAAATGCAGAGGACCTGATTAGGGATTTAGACCAGGCCATGAGTAAAATATAGAATTTTTTTCGGATCAGTAAAATATCGTTTTATATAATAATAGATAAAGGAGTGATGAATCATGATAGCTAAGAGTTTAGTAGATTTAATAGGAAATACTCCATTACTGGAACTTTCAAATTATAATAAAGCCAATGAATTAAAGGCTAAGGTCATTGCAAAATTAGAATATTTTAATCCTTTAGGAAGTGTAAAAGACAGAATCGGCTATGCGATGATAAAGGATGCTGAAGATAGAGGAATTATAAATAAAGATAGCGTAATAGTAGAATCAACAAGTGGAAACACAGGTATAGCTCTTTCTTTTGTAGCTGCGGCTAAGGGATACAGGCTTATCTTGACCATGCCAGATACCATGAGTGTGGAAAGACGTAACCTGCTGAAAGCTCTAGGAGCTGAGCTTGTTTTGACACCTGGGTCAGAGGGAATGAAGGGTTCTATAAATAAGGCCAAGGAGTTAGCCGAGGATATTCCCAATGCCGTCATCTTGCAGCAGTTTGAAAATCCAGCCAACCCCGATATCCACAGAAAGACAACAGCAGAGGAGATATGGAGAGATACTGAGGGAAAAGTAGATATATTCATAGCAGGAGTCGGGACTGGAGGAACTATAACAGGAGTTGGTGAAACTCTCAAGGGAAAAAATCCAGATATAAAGATAATAGCTGTAGAGCCAGAGGACTCTCCGGTGCTTTCGGGAGGTAAACCCGGGCCTCATAAGATACAGGGTATAGGGGCTGGATTTGTGCCAACTGTGCTGAAAGAATCTATAATAGACGAGGTATTTAAGGTAAAAAATGAAAATGCCTTTGAAACTTCAAGAAAACTTGCTAAGTCAGAAGGGCTTCTGGTTGGAATATCCTCTGGGGCAGCACTTTTTGCAGCCACTGAAGTAGGCAAGAGACCTGAAAATTCTGGTAAAAATATAGTTGTTCTCCTTCCAGATACTGGGGAGAGGTATCTTTCTACATCTTTGTTTAAAGATGAATAAATTACTGAATTTACAAGAATATTAGAGTCAAAGGATTTTGTCACGAATGAAAATCTTATAAAAGATAAAAAAATTAACACGAATAAGGATAAAACCTTTTGACCACAGAGGACACAGAGAGAAGAAGAGATTTACACAGAGTTAAAACCAAACTATATACGCTTTCTTTTGCGAGAGGTTTTCTGTCTCTTTTCCCATGCCATTGACAAAATTAGCGTTAAGAATAACCGCAGTGAAATCCTTAGAAAAAATCGACTGTCTGAGCGTAGCGAGTTTCGAGTTCTTCTTGGATTTTCAAGGTTATTTAGCTGATTTTTCACAGGCTTGAACTTTTTGTTACTTTTCTTTCAAGAGAAAAGTAACAAATCCCGATAAATTCAATAATCTATTTAAAATTAAAATATTAAAAATGAGGGTGGCCCAAGGGGGTCACCCTTATTTTATCATTGATAAATAAATCATTAGGAAATATAATATTAAAAAAAACAGATTTAAGGAGGGAAAATGCAAGAAAATAAGGTCAACAATGAATTTAAATTTTCCGATACTGATATAGAAGAAAAGATAGAGCTTGAACCCTTTGAAACTATATATCACTATGATCTGAGATTCTCCTTTGGACTCATGACCAAGGGGAAGCTTCTTCTGGTCTATGAAAATGAAAAGGGAAGAAGGGTGCCTTTGAAGACTCTCACTAAAAAGGAAACTATTCTAGGTGGATATGCCTATCTTTTGGAGGGGAAGGCCATTGACAATCTATATTATATTGCTATAGAAAAAACTGAAATCCTTAAAGTTTCACCTGAAAGAAGCAGGGAACTTCTTTTAGACAGAGATTTTCTTTTTAGGTGTTTAAAAAACGCCAAGATGGATTCCTTATCGTTGATAGAAGAACTGGTGTATCGTCTAGATAAAAATATTGAAAAATTTCTTGCTTATGTCATCCTTAACTATTCTGAAAATGGTCAGATGAGAATAAAAAATTTTTCACTATTTTCTGAGTTTATAAAGTGTAGTAGAAGCAACTTTTATTTGGCTTTAGGAAAGTTAGTTGACAGGGGAATCGTAGAAAGGGATGGTAGAGTTATCACCATAGTGGATTGGGAAGAATTAAAAAAATTTTCTGAAATATAAAAAGAGCTCCATTATGGAACTCTAGTTAATAGTTAGGACTCTGACTTATATAACCCTTTTGAGAAACCAAAAAGTCCTTTAGAAAAAAGATTAAAGCCCCTGCAAAAACTATAAAAAGTATAACTAACGAAAGAATAACTTCATAGTATCCTACCATTGAAAGCTTTGATAACCCTAAAAAATTACCACTGTTTGCATGTGCCATAGCAGCAGCAGAAGTGGGGAAGGTGAGTGAGACCCCTGTCACTCTAGGAGCCAGACCACAGTAACTTATGTCTGGTTTTTTTTATCCAAGGGATACCTCCAAAAAATTTGCTTTTATTTTATAAAATTAAAATAATCGTTTTTTCTTTCAGGATAATTAAGTACCTTTGCATTGGGATAACCAACTGCTATTGCGTGATGCGGAGTGTGACCTTCTGGAATTTCCAGATCTTTTATAAATTCTTCTTTTTCAGGACCTCTGAATATCCCAAATATAAATGCACTCCAGCAGGTACCAAGCCCCATAGATTCAGCTTGAAGTAAGATGTTTTCAGTGGCTGCTGATATATCCTCTACCGGAGTAATGGCATCATTCTTATGAGAAACAATTATTACGGTGGGAGCCTTATGAAAAATATTAAAATCAGGATTATTTGCCATTTTACGTATTTTTTCGTTTTCTGCGTCTTTTGATGTATATTTCGATCTGTCACTCATCTTTTTAATGAGTTCTTTATTCTGAACCACAGTGAAGTGCCAAGGTTGCTTATTATGGCCGCTTGGAGCCCAAGCACCTGCTTCTAATAAGGCCATAATTTCATCTTTTTTGACTTGTTCCTCTTTGTATGACCTTGTGCTTCTTCTGTTTTTTATTACTTCTAGTATTTTATTCACAGTAATTCCCCCATTTCATAAATATACTTATTAAGCCTTATTGCTTACTGTTTCTGTCGCATCTCATACATCTTGTAGCTTCTCTTAAAGCTTCTTCTCTTGTATAAACTACTTTTATATTTTCAAAGTTTTTACATCTGTATGTTGATTCTGTTTCTTTTTCTTCCTGTTTGGGAATATTCCATGTAGTCAGATCAAGCTGTTTTTCAGGAATTTCAATCTCATCTCCTACATAAATTCCCTGGCCACCCAAAGCCTTATCAATACTAATTGCTACTTTTTTAGCTTCTGCTATGGCACTGATGGCAATTTTAGAGTATCCCCCCATATCTCCGGCTACATAGACGTCTTCTGCTGTTGTTTTGTAAGTATTTTTATCAAATGATATCCATCTGTCAGAGCCGATCTCTATATCACAATCTAGATAGCTGTAGTCTGCTCTTTGACCTATTGCCATTACCACTAACTCAGAATAAATTTTAATAGTTTTTTCTTCATCAAACTTCGGGCTGAACCTGTACTGACTATCCATTGTGGATATGCATTTCTTGAGTTCAATTTTCTTTAAAGAATCTTTTTCTTCAAGATACTCGTTTATGGTATAACCATTTAAAAAATTAATCCCCTCTTCGGCTGCTCCATGTTTCTCTTCATGAGAGGCAGGCATACCATCATACTCTTCAAGTGAAACAACTGTCACATCAGATCCGCATCTCATAATGCTTCTGGCAGCATCCATGGCAACATCTCCACCACCGATAACTGTTACTTTTTTAGGGAAATTTCTCTTTCCTTGAAGCTTTATCTCTTTTAGAATATCCACTGCACTTACGATATATTCTTTATCAGGGCCCACTTTTACACCTGTCATCAAACCTGTTGCAAGAATAGTTGCATCATTGGCGTTTCTGATTTCATCAAGTTTTATATCTTCTCCTACTTTTACTCCTGTTTTAATCTTTACACCAAGATTTTCAATAAGTTTTATTTCTCTGTTTATTGCTTCATTATTTATTCTGTACTCTGGAATCATTATTGCGGGAACTCCACCTGCCGTTTTT
Encoded proteins:
- a CDS encoding PLP-dependent aspartate aminotransferase family protein gives rise to the protein MEKDKFIDTKVVHGFKGYDEHTGAISYPIYQTATFRHPALNESTGYDYSRLQNPTREELENTVAGIEGAKAGFAFSTGLAAISTVLNIFSSGDHIIVSDDLYGGTYRLFEEVYNKYGISHSFIDTTEIKSVSDAIKVNTKAIFIETPSNPMMKVTDLSEIIKLAKANKALTIVDNTFLSPYFQNPILLGADIVVHSGTKFLGGHNDTLAGLVVLNDEEIIEKIRFLQNSIGGVLSPFDSWLILRGIKTLAIRMEKQQENAMKIAKWLKEQKDRVDEVYYVGLPEHKGHEISLKQARGFGAMISFTVKNVQAVEKILKSVKIITFAESLGGVESLITYPQTQTHASIPQEIRDRIGVTDKLLRLSVGIENAEDLIRDLDQAMSKI
- the cysK gene encoding cysteine synthase A encodes the protein MIAKSLVDLIGNTPLLELSNYNKANELKAKVIAKLEYFNPLGSVKDRIGYAMIKDAEDRGIINKDSVIVESTSGNTGIALSFVAAAKGYRLILTMPDTMSVERRNLLKALGAELVLTPGSEGMKGSINKAKELAEDIPNAVILQQFENPANPDIHRKTTAEEIWRDTEGKVDIFIAGVGTGGTITGVGETLKGKNPDIKIIAVEPEDSPVLSGGKPGPHKIQGIGAGFVPTVLKESIIDEVFKVKNENAFETSRKLAKSEGLLVGISSGAALFAATEVGKRPENSGKNIVVLLPDTGERYLSTSLFKDE
- a CDS encoding nitroreductase family protein, encoding MNKILEVIKNRRSTRSYKEEQVKKDEIMALLEAGAWAPSGHNKQPWHFTVVQNKELIKKMSDRSKYTSKDAENEKIRKMANNPDFNIFHKAPTVIIVSHKNDAITPVEDISAATENILLQAESMGLGTCWSAFIFGIFRGPEKEEFIKDLEIPEGHTPHHAIAVGYPNAKVLNYPERKNDYFNFIK
- a CDS encoding FAD-dependent oxidoreductase; translation: MKKFILCGKINNPGTYNIDENRSLIDIFTKLAGGLWNNGRLSMVQIGGPFGEIVLLKDIENPLSDYTKNIDTDTILFLNDLTCPVDYARFCVRYLIKELRTTNEAIEEIEEIIEKISNGTSKRILELDILKELLEEKTVIPAERKMKKTVLFLLNNFREIFEEHITEKKCHPGVCHRLASAQCVNACPAEVNIPGYVAYMAQDDMDTAYAVMRQANPLSYVCGMICARPCEERCRRGELEQSVGVRALKYFASTLALEDNKIKEDKLKSNGKKIAIIGSGPAGLSASYFLGRSGYNVTIYEAEKTAGGVPAIMIPEYRINNEAINREIKLIENLGVKIKTGVKVGEDIKLDEIRNANDATILATGLMTGVKVGPDKEYIVSAVDILKEIKLQGKRNFPKKVTVIGGGDVAMDAARSIMRCGSDVTVVSLEEYDGMPASHEEKHGAAEEGINFLNGYTINEYLEEKDSLKKIELKKCISTMDSQYRFSPKFDEEKTIKIYSELVVMAIGQRADYSYLDCDIEIGSDRWISFDKNTYKTTAEDVYVAGDMGGYSKIAISAIAEAKKVAISIDKALGGQGIYVGDEIEIPEKQLDLTTWNIPKQEEKETESTYRCKNFENIKVVYTREEALREATRCMRCDRNSKQ